One window from the genome of Nitrospira sp. SG-bin1 encodes:
- a CDS encoding 2-deoxycytidine 5-triphosphate deaminase, whose translation MTTHAPRSGILPYQDIKRLIASRAISASPTIEDRQIQPASLDLRLGRKAYRLISSFLPELSAISSRLNVMDFYQSDLVMYEMDLAQGAILEKGHVYLVPLLEQLALPKTIRARANPKSTTGRLDVFTRVVTDLTSGFDEIRAGYRGQLFLEVVPRSFAIKVRAGQSLNQIRFLHGEATVSDQALQALHRNTPLLYHNVPSPKTVGSRDFRVERGLFLRIDLAGTDQRDSRVIGYRAKKNSHVIDLEKVGHYAAADFWEPLHRHRHDSLLLEPEEFYILASKERIRVPAGYAAEMVAYEAACGELRTHYAGFFDPGFGYGSKGEIKGTQVVLEVRPHDVPFLIHDGQTFFKVVYDRMAGMPTQLYGSLLGSSYQQQTLTLSKHFKV comes from the coding sequence GTGACCACTCATGCACCCCGATCCGGGATTCTTCCCTATCAGGACATCAAGCGCTTGATCGCGAGCCGAGCTATCAGCGCCTCTCCGACAATCGAAGACAGACAGATCCAGCCGGCCAGCCTTGATCTCCGCCTAGGCCGCAAAGCCTATCGTCTGATCAGTAGCTTCCTACCGGAGTTGTCGGCCATCTCCTCCAGACTGAATGTGATGGATTTCTATCAGTCGGACCTCGTGATGTACGAAATGGACCTTGCCCAGGGGGCGATTCTGGAGAAGGGCCACGTGTATCTCGTTCCCCTACTGGAACAGCTGGCCCTGCCGAAGACGATCCGCGCACGGGCGAATCCGAAGAGCACGACAGGACGCCTGGATGTCTTCACCCGCGTGGTGACGGATCTCACCTCCGGGTTTGATGAGATCCGTGCCGGCTATCGGGGCCAGTTGTTTTTGGAGGTCGTCCCGCGCTCGTTTGCCATCAAGGTTCGCGCGGGGCAGTCGTTGAACCAAATTCGATTTTTGCATGGCGAGGCCACGGTCTCGGACCAAGCGCTGCAGGCGCTGCATCGGAATACCCCCTTGTTGTACCACAATGTTCCCTCCCCCAAGACCGTGGGGAGCCGAGACTTTCGCGTTGAACGTGGACTCTTCCTGCGCATTGATCTCGCGGGAACGGATCAGAGAGACTCCCGGGTGATCGGCTACCGTGCCAAGAAGAACAGCCATGTCATCGACCTGGAAAAAGTCGGTCATTATGCGGCGGCTGACTTTTGGGAACCGCTCCATCGCCATCGCCACGACAGCTTGCTATTGGAGCCGGAAGAGTTTTATATCCTGGCCTCGAAAGAGCGTATTCGTGTGCCGGCCGGCTACGCGGCTGAAATGGTCGCCTATGAAGCAGCCTGCGGGGAGCTACGGACTCACTATGCGGGGTTTTTTGACCCTGGCTTCGGCTATGGCTCGAAGGGAGAGATCAAGGGCACGCAAGTTGTGCTGGAAGTTCGCCCGCATGACGTGCCATTCTTGATCCATGACGGGCAGACCTTTTTCAAGGTCGTCTACGACAGGATGGCGGGGATGCCGACACAGCTCTATGGATCACTGTTGGGGTCATCCTATCAGCAACAAACCTTGACGCTCAGTAAACATTTTAAAGTCTGA
- a CDS encoding AAA family ATPase, which translates to MQQVREVDVAQYRILQEPFYAEVCGEVGLFTIAAERRLPVMLKGPTGCGKTRFVQYMAYKLGRPLITVACHEDLTASDLVGRYLLKGQETVWMDGPLTAGVKHGAIVYLDEVVEARKDTTVIIHPLSDDRRVLPIEKKGQIVQAADEFMLVISYNPGYQSVLKDLKQSTKQRFLAIEFDYPAPDIETAVVQREAGVEAAIAGRLVKLGQKVRNLRNHGLEEGVSTRLLIYAGTLIKQGVPPERACDVAVARPITDDSDMQRTILEFVKAIF; encoded by the coding sequence ATGCAACAGGTACGGGAAGTCGATGTCGCCCAGTATCGCATCCTGCAGGAGCCGTTTTATGCGGAGGTTTGTGGGGAGGTCGGCCTGTTCACGATTGCCGCCGAGAGAAGGCTGCCGGTCATGCTCAAGGGGCCGACCGGTTGCGGGAAGACTCGTTTCGTGCAGTACATGGCGTACAAGCTCGGCCGACCGCTGATCACGGTCGCTTGTCACGAGGATCTCACGGCATCCGACCTGGTGGGGCGGTACCTCCTGAAGGGACAGGAGACCGTTTGGATGGACGGACCCCTGACCGCCGGGGTGAAACATGGCGCCATTGTCTATCTCGACGAGGTCGTGGAAGCCAGAAAGGACACGACTGTCATCATCCATCCCCTCAGCGATGACCGACGGGTGCTTCCGATCGAGAAAAAGGGTCAGATTGTGCAGGCAGCCGACGAGTTCATGCTGGTGATCTCCTACAATCCCGGCTATCAGAGTGTCCTCAAAGATCTGAAGCAGAGCACGAAGCAGCGATTTTTGGCGATTGAGTTCGACTACCCCGCGCCGGACATCGAAACGGCGGTCGTTCAGCGGGAGGCAGGGGTGGAAGCCGCCATTGCCGGCCGTCTCGTCAAGCTCGGTCAAAAGGTCCGCAATCTGAGAAACCACGGATTGGAGGAAGGTGTCAGCACCAGGCTCTTGATCTATGCCGGTACCCTCATCAAGCAAGGCGTACCACCCGAACGGGCCTGCGACGTGGCCGTCGCCCGTCCGATCACCGATGATTCGGACATGCAACGCACGATACTCGAATTCGTCAAAGCGATCTTTTGA
- a CDS encoding short-chain dehydrogenase, protein MKEVVGIYQPGSTHMVGDGFPVRNLFPSNDLDRQIDPFLMLDYAGPHYFEPTDHPRGVGEHPHRGFETVTIVYEGQVAHRDSAGNAGIIGPGDVQWMTAASGVVHEEMHERNWAKKGGTLHAIQLWVNLPRSHKMSMPKYQTILDADIPAIDINGEGTVRVIAGSFEGRRGPARTFTPIELYDLQLNGGTRAILNVPSGHNTSILVLDGRASVNGSQTAGEAELIVCRREGTQLIIDTHENSRLLVMSGEPIGEPIARYGPFVMNTKTELVQAVEDYQAGRMGHLS, encoded by the coding sequence ATCAAAGAAGTGGTGGGTATCTATCAACCCGGTTCCACCCATATGGTCGGAGACGGGTTTCCTGTGCGCAATCTGTTTCCTAGCAACGATCTTGATCGGCAGATTGATCCCTTTTTGATGCTCGACTATGCGGGGCCGCACTATTTTGAACCGACCGATCATCCACGCGGTGTTGGGGAGCATCCTCACAGAGGCTTTGAGACGGTGACGATCGTCTATGAAGGTCAGGTGGCTCATCGGGACTCGGCCGGCAATGCCGGCATCATCGGGCCGGGGGACGTGCAATGGATGACGGCGGCCTCAGGAGTCGTGCACGAGGAAATGCACGAAAGGAATTGGGCCAAGAAAGGCGGCACGTTACACGCGATTCAACTCTGGGTGAATCTGCCTCGGTCGCACAAAATGTCGATGCCAAAATACCAGACGATTCTCGATGCCGATATCCCGGCAATCGATATCAACGGTGAAGGTACGGTGCGTGTCATTGCGGGATCATTCGAGGGACGTAGAGGGCCGGCTCGCACCTTCACGCCGATCGAACTCTACGATCTGCAGTTGAACGGTGGTACGCGTGCCATCCTGAATGTTCCTTCTGGCCACAATACGTCCATCCTGGTCCTGGACGGTCGTGCTTCCGTTAACGGGTCGCAAACGGCAGGAGAGGCGGAGCTGATCGTATGCCGGCGGGAAGGAACGCAGCTCATCATCGACACTCATGAAAACAGTCGGCTTTTGGTCATGAGCGGCGAGCCGATCGGGGAACCGATCGCGCGCTATGGTCCGTTCGTGATGAATACCAAAACTGAACTCGTTCAAGCGGTGGAGGATTATCAAGCCGGAAGAATGGGACATCTGTCATAG